The genomic stretch CGCTCGCGCGCCTTGACCGTCGGGCCGTAGTGCGTCTCGAAGAACACGACGTAGTGCTCGGGGGAGTCGAACCGGAACGGGTTGCTGCCGTAATGGAACTCGAGGCGCACCGGCGACTCGGCGAAGAGCCCGCGCACGTGGTCCTCGTCGCCCCACAGTGGCGGAGGAGACGCCCACTCGGGCGGGGCCGGCATGTAGCGGCCCATGATCCGGAACAGCTCGCCGACCTGGCCGCCGGGCGTCCAGTTGACGAGCACGACGCGTCCGCCGGGACGGCAGACGCGGACGAGCTCCGTGGTGACGACCTCGTGGCGAGGAGCGAACTGCACGCCGAAGGCGGAGGCGACGCGATCGAAGCTCTCGTCGTCGAAGGGCAGGTCCTCGGCGTCGCCGGCCACCCAGTGGACGTCCACGCCGAGCCCGTCGGCCCGGTACTCGGCGATCTCCAGCAGCTCGGGCGTGAGGTCGAGGCCGGCGACCCGGGCCCCGGCGGCGGCGGCGCGCACGGCGATGTTGCCCGTGCCGGTCGCGACGTCGAGCACGTCCTGCCCCGGGGCGAGGTCGAGGTGGGCGAGCAGGTCGCGCGGCGGGACCTCGTCGATGACCTCGGCGACGGCGGCGTAGTCGCCCGCGGCCCAGGTCGACCGGTGAGCGCGCTTGAGGTCGGCAACGGCGGTCATGCGTCTGCCCTCCCTTGGGGGGTCGGTTGCGGTGCGGAATGCACGCCCGCCAGCATCCGCGCGCCCGGCCGCCCGCACATCGGGAGGACGCCCTATCTGCTCCCTATGCGCCGCGGGCCGCGTACGCCGCGGCCTCGGTGCGGTTGCGCACGCCGAGCTTGGAGA from Capillimicrobium parvum encodes the following:
- a CDS encoding class I SAM-dependent methyltransferase, which encodes MTAVADLKRAHRSTWAAGDYAAVAEVIDEVPPRDLLAHLDLAPGQDVLDVATGTGNIAVRAAAAGARVAGLDLTPELLEIAEYRADGLGVDVHWVAGDAEDLPFDDESFDRVASAFGVQFAPRHEVVTTELVRVCRPGGRVVLVNWTPGGQVGELFRIMGRYMPAPPEWASPPPLWGDEDHVRGLFAESPVRLEFHYGSNPFRFDSPEHYVVFFETHYGPTVKARERLTGEGRWEACRDEILSMAERRNEATDGSLLMPSEYLVAVAHRTR